Proteins from one Vespula vulgaris chromosome 23, iyVesVulg1.1, whole genome shotgun sequence genomic window:
- the LOC127071912 gene encoding odorant receptor 30a-like: MVFNITPETALKFTKMSVVIMGCWPPPLNATKKQLLLRDIYWWMSFVIATFLLLALINGIYEHRRNTLITIQTTCILAGVCQMCIKMVILRKQRWKFQSIILEMENFVKRANPLEKTILQNYVNRCAVFHLTTTIGFYVICSGLILGPAILSQPFPTFAKYPFQVDSHPIYDIVYFQQAFVGMLATVGGTIDCQAAVLLWFASARFEILCIELTRFIDLFDLNCCIRKHLHLLRYAEDVVISVRYIIFITTCISTLIMIFGGLQLIFAKSTIVKIQFVILVIGSAIQLFLCSRPAENLSGMSTAIGLSVYNSNWIGQSTEVLKNICILIQRSQKPVIVSISGVLPALSLKYYASFLSSSFSYFTTLRAAVI, encoded by the exons ATGGTATTTAACATAACGCCGGAAACTGCTttgaaatttacaaaaatgagTGTCGTCATAATGGGCTGTTGGCCGCCCCCTTTAAACGCAACAAAAAAACAACTACTCTTGCGCGACATTTATTGGTGGATGTCGTTCGTAATCGCTACGTTCTTACTTTTAGCATTAATTAATGGGATTTACGAGCATCGTCGGAATACTTTAATCACGATACAAACTACGTGCATTCTCGCGGGTGTTTGTCAAATGTGTATAAAGATGGTGATATTGAGAAAGCAACGTTGGAAATTTCAA TCGATAATCCTGGAAATGGAAAATTTCGTGAAACGAGCTAACCCGTTGGAAAAAAccatattacaaaattacgtGAACAGGTGTGCGGTTTTTCATTTAACTACTACCATTGGCTTTTACGTGATTTGTTCAGGTCTTATTTTAGGACCGGCGATATTATCTCAACCATTTCCAACATTCGCAAAGTATCCTTTTCAAGTGGATTCGCATCCTATATACGATATAGTTTACTTTCAGCAAGCATTCGTTGGAATGTTAGCAACCGTCGGTGGTACCATTGACTGTCAAGCTGCAGTTTTACTGTGGTTCGCTTCTGCgagatttgaaattttgtgCATAGAATTAACgagatttatcgatttattcgatttaaacTGTTGTATACGTAAACATTTGCATTTGCTCAG atatgcGGAAGACGTTGTTATATCCGtgcgttatattatttttataactacTTGTATTTCGACTTTGATCATGATATTCGGTGGATTACAACTTATTTTT GCAAAATCAACAATCGTGAAAATTCAATTCGTTATTCTCGTTATTGGTTCAGcgattcaattatttttatgttctcGTCCAGCTGAAAATTTGTCAGGAATG AGCACAGCTATTGGATTATCGGTTTATAATTCTAATTGGATTGGACAATCTACAGaagtattgaaaaatatatgcattttGATTCAAAGATCTCAAAAACCTGTAATTGTTAGCATCAGTGGAGTTTTACCAGCgttatctctaaaatattatGCTTCG TTTCTATCCTCGTCATTCTCGTACTTTACAACGTTACGTGCTGCAGtcatttaa
- the LOC127071911 gene encoding uncharacterized protein LOC127071911 has protein sequence MESIVKLAAPHEKAVLQKYVNRSALLHIFLTFGFYLSSTNIVLGPIFLSQSLPTFAVYPFDTASHPVYEIVYLTQAITGIQASTGATIDCQVALLLWFAGARFEMLEIEIANSVDEYDLNRCIEKHRQILSYAEKVVKTVRFVILATVGITTILIIFSEINYIYSLL, from the exons ATGGAAAGTATTGTTAAACTAGCCGCACCACACGAAAAAGCTGTACTACAAAAATATGTAAACAGATCTGCTCTACTACACATATTCCTCACTTTtggattttatttatctagcACGAATATCGTGTTGGGGCCAATATTTCTATCGCAATCGTTACCAACTTTCGCTGTTTATCCTTTCGATACGGCATCACATCCCGTTTacgaaattgtttatttaacaCAAGCAATTACTGGTATACAAGCTTCTACAGGTGCAACGATTGATTGCCAAGTCGCACTTTTACTATGGTTCGCTGGTGCAAGATTTGAAATGTTGGAAATTGAAATAGCCAATAGCGTGGACGAGTATGATCTTAATCGATGTATAGAGAAACATCGTCAGATACTgag ttatGCAGAAAAAGTAGTAAAAACTGTACGTTTTGTGATCCTTGCCACTGTTGGTATTACAaccatattaataatattcagtgaaataaattatatttacagttTACTTTAG